In Streptomyces sp. NBC_00091, the following proteins share a genomic window:
- a CDS encoding arginine repressor produces MSQAQEHEQTGPSVPQTRTARHRRIVDILNRQPVRSQSQLAKLLADDGLSVTQATLSRDLDELGAVKIRNTGGELIYAVPSEGGFRTPQAPLGESAKEERMRRLSGELLISAEASANLVVLRTPPGAAQFLASAIDQAELQSILGTIAGDDTLMLISRDPAGGQALADHLLRLAQKEG; encoded by the coding sequence ATGAGCCAGGCGCAGGAACACGAGCAGACCGGTCCGTCCGTCCCGCAGACCCGCACCGCCCGCCACCGCCGGATCGTGGACATCCTCAACCGCCAGCCGGTCCGCTCCCAGAGCCAGCTGGCCAAACTGCTCGCCGACGACGGGCTGAGCGTCACCCAGGCGACGCTCTCCCGGGACCTCGACGAGCTGGGCGCGGTGAAGATCCGCAACACCGGCGGCGAGCTGATCTACGCGGTTCCCAGCGAGGGCGGCTTCCGCACCCCGCAGGCCCCGCTGGGCGAGTCGGCGAAGGAGGAGCGGATGCGGCGCCTCTCCGGTGAACTGCTGATCTCGGCGGAGGCCTCCGCGAACCTCGTGGTCCTGCGCACCCCGCCCGGCGCGGCCCAGTTCCTCGCCTCGGCGATCGACCAGGCCGAACTCCAGTCGATCCTCGGCACCATCGCGGGCGACGACACCCTGATGCTCATCAGCCGCGACCCGGCCGGCGGCCAGGCCCTGGCCGACCACCTCCTGCGCCTCGCGCAGAAGGAGGGCTAG
- a CDS encoding acetylornithine transaminase, which translates to MSGDQETGNQRYAARWQGALTNNYGTPALALVRGEGAQVWDADGKQYTDYVGGIAVNALGHAHPAIVAAVTHQITTLGHVSNLYASEPVLALGERLLQLFGREGRIFFCNSGAEAVEAVFKIGRLTGRTHMVATDGGFHGRTMGALALTGQPAKQEPFRPLPGDVTHVPYGDVEALRAAVTEETAFVLIEPIQGEIGVAVPPAGYLTAAREITRATGTLLVLDEVQTGIGRCGSWFEYQQHEGVEPDLVTLAKGLGGGLPIGAVAAFGPAADLLQPGQHGTTFGGNPVACAAGLAVIDTIAAGGLLDQVKARGERLRSGIEASGHGLVSHVRGSGLLLGIVLTEPLAPQVQLAAQKAGFLVNAPAPDVVRLMPPFVITETEVDAFVRALPGILDEAGRSGE; encoded by the coding sequence GTGAGCGGCGACCAGGAGACCGGCAACCAGCGGTACGCGGCGCGCTGGCAGGGCGCGCTGACCAACAACTACGGCACCCCCGCGCTGGCCCTCGTACGCGGCGAAGGCGCGCAGGTCTGGGACGCGGACGGCAAGCAATACACCGACTACGTCGGCGGGATCGCGGTGAACGCCCTCGGGCACGCCCACCCGGCGATCGTCGCCGCCGTCACGCACCAGATCACCACCCTGGGCCACGTCTCCAACCTCTACGCCTCCGAGCCCGTCCTGGCGCTCGGCGAGCGGCTGCTCCAGCTCTTCGGCCGCGAGGGGCGGATTTTCTTCTGCAACTCCGGTGCGGAAGCGGTCGAGGCCGTCTTCAAGATCGGCCGGCTGACCGGGCGGACCCACATGGTCGCCACCGACGGCGGCTTCCACGGCCGGACCATGGGCGCCCTCGCGCTCACCGGCCAGCCGGCGAAGCAGGAGCCCTTCCGGCCGCTGCCCGGCGATGTCACGCACGTCCCCTACGGCGATGTGGAGGCCCTGCGGGCCGCCGTCACCGAGGAGACCGCCTTCGTCCTCATCGAGCCCATCCAGGGCGAGATCGGCGTCGCCGTCCCGCCCGCCGGGTACCTGACGGCCGCCCGCGAGATCACCCGGGCCACCGGGACGCTGCTCGTCCTCGACGAGGTGCAGACCGGCATCGGCCGCTGCGGCAGCTGGTTCGAGTACCAGCAGCACGAGGGGGTCGAGCCCGACCTCGTCACGCTCGCGAAGGGTCTGGGCGGCGGTCTGCCGATCGGCGCCGTGGCCGCCTTCGGCCCGGCCGCCGACCTGCTCCAGCCCGGCCAGCACGGCACCACCTTCGGCGGGAACCCGGTCGCCTGCGCCGCCGGCCTCGCGGTGATCGACACCATCGCCGCCGGGGGACTGCTCGACCAGGTCAAGGCCCGGGGCGAGCGGCTGCGCTCCGGAATCGAAGCCTCCGGGCACGGGCTGGTCTCCCACGTCCGCGGGTCGGGGCTGTTGCTGGGTATCGTGCTGACGGAGCCGCTCGCACCGCAGGTGCAGCTCGCGGCCCAGAAGGCCGGATTCCTGGTCAACGCGCCCGCACCGGACGTCGTACGGCTGATGCCCCCGTTCGTCATCACCGAGACCGAGGTCGACGCGTTCGTCCGGGCACTTCCCGGCATCCTCGACGAAGCGGGACGATCCGGAGAATGA